From the Haladaptatus sp. DJG-WS-42 genome, the window GCCGTCCCACGAGGTTTCCATCGGTAAATTCGCGAAACTCGCCGTGTTGATGACGTAGACAGCGTGAATTGTGGCATCGTGGACCTGTGCGAGTTGCACGACTTGTTCGACGACGCTGTCAATGCCGTCAGAACCATCCGTTGGAACGAGAATGCGCTCGTACATCGTGTTAGTCGATAACACATTCAGTCCGACGACTCTTAACTGTTGTAGCGACGGTGACGGTTGAGACTTGTAGATATATTTGAAAACCAAAAAGTTTGGCTCTGGTCGAGCAGTTGTCAGAAGCTATATTCCAAATTTGTAACCTGTTGCCACGCGGTTAGAGATGGACGGATTTTACGTCGCTCGCGCCAGCTCGCCGGACGACGGCTCTGACGACGTCTTTGGCACCGGTGAGGTTATCAGAATCACCGTCGAGCACCTGCAACTTTGCTGGTCGGCCCGTTTCGAGCACACCGTAGTCGAGACCAGCGATTTCGGCCCCGTTGATAGTTGCCATCTGCAACACGTCGGTCGCGGACACGTCTGCGAGTTTCGCGGTGAACTCCATCTCGCGGAACATCGAGGGGCTGTTGAGCATCACGTTGTCCGTGCCGAGGGCAACCGTCGTTCGCTCGCACCACTCTGCAATTGGTGGGATACCGACGTTCGTGACGAGGTTCGACCGCGGGCAAACGACGATTGGGATATTGTTGTCTTCGACCCGTTCAAAGTGAATCGGCTGCGGGTGTACCATGTGGACGAGAAAATCCGGGTCTAAGTCGAGCGCCGGGTTGATGTCGAGTTCGTCGCGTTCACCCGCGTGGATGCCGAACAGCTTGCCCGCTTCCCGTGTGGCAGTTCGTTCGCTCCCAAATTCCGCGTCTCTCGCGCCGCTCGCACCGTAGCCGTCGCTGGCGTCCATCGCCGCAAGCTCTTCACGACCGAGGATGACGGGTTCGACCGGCTGGGCGCTCGCGGCTTCGCGGAGCGCTTCGACGCCGTCCGTGCCGCCTTCGCGGAATTCGATGAACGCCGCGGTCCCGGTCTGTTGCATAAAGGAAATCGACCGGCGCATCGCGGCGATGAGTTCCTGCTGGTCTGCGGCTCTGAGCAGGCGGTGTTTCAGGCCGTCCGGTGGGGCGACGAGTTCGTCCAGTGAGAGGCCGCCGCCGGCTTCTTTCGCAATCGAGTCGCCGATGTGGGTGTGGGCGTTTACGAACGCCGGGAGGATGATGTCTGTCGAGTCCGTGGGTGCTTCTTCGATAGCGGTGATTTCGCCGTCTTCGACGACGAGTCGCCCTTCGATGGGGTCGAACGACCGCCCGCGCAGAATCGTCCCTGTGAGTTCCATAGACGAGTGATTCGAGGCCATCTTATTCAAACTCGTCAAGTCGCGCGTGGATGCCGTGGCGCACGTCTTGGACGAGCGCGCCGTCGATGTCGAGCCCAAGTTCTCTGACGGCAGCGTTTCCGACGCGTTCTGCGACCGACGCTGGCGCATAAACGCCAAAACGCCACTGGTCGCGTTGGGCGGTTTCGAGCGCGCCAACGAGTGTCGATTGCTGGTCAAGTGGGCGGATTTCCCCGTTCACGATGACCCGTGTCGAGGACTCTTTCATCTTCGGTCGGGACGGAATGTCGAGGAGCACTTCGTCTACATCAACTTCGGCTTGGACCGCGATTTCCGTCTCCCACTCGTGGATTTGCTCGCGGCTTGCGTCGATGACGTCGTCGGCAACGTCGCGCATCTCCGCCCAGATGCCGCGTTTGTAGAGGTCGCGGTAGCTGAGGCGGTCTGCGAAACCGCGGGTTCCGTCGAAGGTGCGGAGCGCGACGATGAGGTCGTGGTCGTCCATCCGGCGAAGAGTTTCGGGCGTGACGACGTCGTTTTCGAGCAGGTGTTCGGTCGCGCGCCGGAGCATCGTCTTCCCGATACGAGCGACGTGGTGGTTGTAGACGGTCGGATTCATCAACGCTCGCGCGAGCAGCAGACTCTCTGCGGTCTGGACGTTTCCCTCTGCAAGGACGAGTTCGCCGTCGACGAAACGGAGTTCGCGGACGAGTCGGCCGTGGTCGATTGTGCCGTAGGGGACGCCCGTATGGTGGGCGTCGCGCAGGAGGTAGTCCATGCGGTCGACGTCAAGTTCGCCCGAGACAACTTGGCCAAGTTCGCCGTCGCCCGCGACGAGGTCTGCGACCTTGTCTGGGTCGAGGTCGTGGGCTCGAAGGATGTCGCCGACGGTCCCCGTGTCGAGCAGTTCGTGCACGTCGTCGTGGTACTTGCCCGTGTGGTGTTCGATGATGGATTCGATGTTGTGCGAAAACGGCGTATGACCAACGTCGTGGAGTAAGGCAGCTGCCCGAACGCGTTCGGCCTGTCGGCCTTCGACACGCAGGTGGCGCAGGGCTTGGGTGGCGAGGTGGTAGACGCCGAGGCTGTGTTCGAATCGTGAGTGGTTCGCAGAGGGGTAGACCAGCCCCGCCGTGCCCAACTGCTTTACGTGGCGTAACCGCTGGACTTCCGGGGTGTCGAGTAAGTCCTGGGCAACGCCCGCCACCTCGATGTGGTCGTGGACGCTGTCCTTTATATGCTTCATACGCCCCCGTTCGGCGGCTTGGTACAAAACATCGCGGCCGAGAGAATCGCCGGGGAACTGGCAAGTCGTGTACACTGTGACCACACAACATTCAATTCGATGAGGTTTAGCAGGAAAAAATAGGCAGATTAAAACCGGCACACTGGTTAGCCCGGCTTGATGCCTAGTGACAAACAAGCCGGGTCTGACGAGCTCGATGAGACCCTCCGCCAAGAGTTGGCAGAGGGGTCATCAGCCCGATCGGGTCCAACCTTAGAGTTCTACGGAGGGAAGTGGATGAGCGCCCTTCCGATTGGATTGTTCATCGTGTGGGCCATCTTCCAAAGTGGCCTTCTCGGAATCGGTGACACGACAGGACTTTCGATTGGGATGCTCGTCTCCCTGACCGTCGGGATGCTGTTCGTCAAAGGCGACTGGAAAGAGTACGCGAACGTCATCTTCGAGGGCATGACCCGCCGCGTCGCGGCGACCGCCATCGTCGCGTGGCTCTGGGCAGGTATGTTCGCCCAGACGCTCCAAGACGGCGGCTTCGTGGACGGCCTTGTGTGGGCCGCACAGGTCATGCCTGTGAGCGACGCGCTCTTGCCCCAACTGTTCCCCGCCGTGACGTTCATCCTCGCCGCATTGCTCGCAACCGGTATCGGAACGGGATACGGGACGACCATCGCCTTCACTGGCCTGTTCTTCCCCGCTGGCCTCCTGCTCGGGGCGAACCCCGTGCTCCTGTTCGGCGCAATCCTCTCCGGCGCGGTGTTCGGGGACAACCTCGCACCCGTGAGCGACACGACCATCGTGAGCGCCGTCACCCAGGACTCAGACATCGGTGGCGTCGTCGCCTCCCGGTTCAAGTACGCCTTCGTGGCCGCCGCGCTGGCGTTCACCGCGTACATCATCATGGGCCTGTCGATGCCCGGAATCGACATCGGGCAGAACGCCCAACAACTGCTCGAAGCGCAGAGTAATCCGCTCGGCCTCGTCCACCTCATCTCGATGGGCGTCGTCATCGTGACGGCAATCCGCGGCCGCCACATCGTGGAAGCCATCTCGTGGGGTATCTTCACGGCCATCGCCGCGAGCCTCGCGTTCGGGCTTGCCTCTGTTCAAGACATTCTCGTGTTCAACGCGCCCGAAGGCGCACCGTTCGCCGCCATGCTCGACGTGCTTCCGTTCGTCCAAGTCGTCGAAGAAGGGACGGGCGTCGCCGGCAGCCTCGTCACTGGGGCCTCTGGCTTCTTCCCGCTCATCGTCCTGACGCTGCTCATCGTCGCCGGTGCGCAGGTCATGATTCGCGGTGGTGGCTTCGAAGCCCTCCAGAACCTCCTGCTCAACGTCGTCGCCACGAACGTCCGGCGCGCGGAGACGACGATGGTGCTCGGCACGGCCTCCGTGAACGCGATGATCACGATTAACACCGCGGCTGAAATCGCCATTGCGCCGTACATCTCGCGCATGGGCGAGAAGTTCAACATCAACGGCTACCGCCGAGCGAACATCTTAGACGCGAACACCTCCGCACTCGGGTACATCTTCCCGTGGGCAGGTGGCGTCCTCGTCGGCGTAACCCAGATGGAGCAACTCGCCGCAAACAACGGCGAATTTGCGTGGTTTACCCAAGAGATGGTCGTGAACGCCATCTCCGTGGTGCCGTTCGTCTTCCACGGCTGGTTCCTCGTCGGCGTGTTCCTGCTCGCTGCGCTCACCGGCTACGGGCGCGAATACATCCCAGATCGTGAATCGAAGGAGGTGGCTCGCGTATGAGTTTCCTCTCTGACCTCTTTCGGACTTCGACGCCGTCGTTCGACCCCGGCGACGAGTTCTCGGTGTTCATCACCGGATTCAACCACAGCGGTGCCGTCGCCCGCGTTGGTGACACCATGCTCTACGTCGATGGCGCGACGCAGGCACACGTAGACCAGAAAGTCACGGTTCGCGTCACCGCCTTCGACGAAAGCACGCACGAAGGCGAAGCCGAACTGCTCGACAACTAACTTCTCCCGCCTTTCGAGGGCAGTGTTTAACCCACCGGCCAGTCACCACTCTGGCATGGTCACGTTTCTCGCAGGCGGCACGGGAACACCCAAGCTTCTCTCGGGTGCCGATGCCGTCTTTTCGCCCGCAGACACCACCGTCGTCGGCAACACCGGCGACGACGTGGAACTCGGCGGCCTCCTCGTCTGCCCCGACATTGACACCGTCCTCTTCTCGCGAGGCGGCGTCCTCGACACCGAACGGTGGTGGGGCATTAAAAACGACACCGAAGAGACGAATCGCGCGCTCCACGACCTCGCAGAAGACGCGGGCTTCGCTCCCGGTCCGCGCTATCTCCCCGCCGACACACAGACCGACGGCAGACGACTCGCTCGCTGGCGACGATTTTCTGGTGTCGGTGAGTTCATGACCATCGGAGACCGCGACCGCGCGGTACACATCACCCGGACGAGCCTCCTCGACGAAGGCCACTCGCTGACCGAAGTCACACAGACGCTCGCAGCCGCCTTCGACGTAGACCTCACGGTCCTGCCGATGAGCGACGACCCCATGGCGAGCATCATCCACACAGACGAAGGCGAAATGCACTTTCAGGAGTTCTGGGTCGGTAAACGTGCCGAACCGGAAGTCGAGCGCGTGGAGTTCCGCGGAGCGGAGGACGCCCGCGCGACGCCTGCCGTCCTCTCAGCCCTCGAAAATCCCGTCGTCATCGGGCCGTCGAATCCCGTCACGAGCATTGGCCCGATGCTCGCCATCCCCAAAATCCGGGACGCACTCGCGGAGACAACGGTCGTCGCCGTCTCGCCATTCATCGAAGACACGGTATTCTCCGGGCCTGCGGGCGACCTCATGGCTGCGTCGGGCTTCGACCCGAGTACGGCGGGCGTTGCAGAATCCTACCCGTTCGCGGATGCGTTCGTCCTCGACACCGACGACGACACCCCACTCGACCGCCCAACCGTGAAAACGGATACACGCATGGATACGCAAGCGGACGCCACCCGCGTCGCAGAGGCCGTCGCCGCCGCGTTGGAGGTGGCCTGAATGTTCGAACCGCGTGTCGCGCTCGCCAGCCTTTCGGGAGAGTCGGACGCCGCGTGGGCGCGCGAGGGGTCTGCCAACGCCGGAGCCGCGTTCCTTGGTGGCGTTTCTCTTGACGAACAGACGCGCAATGCGGCCAGCAAACTCGTCGCCCGTGACCGAACCGAGTTCCTCCCGGACGACCCGCTCGCGTTCATCGACGGAGAGTTGGCTGCCCTTGCAGACGCGGCGCTCGTGCCTGCAGTGAACGTCCGAACCGTCACGACCGAACCACTCCACGAGGCTGCACAACTGTGTGTTTCCCACGACGCCATCCTCGAACTCAACGCCCACTGCCGACAAGCCGAGATGTGCGCGGTGGGCGCAGGCGAAACGCTCCTTGCGGATACCGACCGACTCTGTGAGTACGTTTCTGTGGCAGCAGAGACGGGCGCGACGGTGAGCGTAAAGGTTCGCGCCGAAGTCGAAGGCGTCAACCTCGAGGAGACGGCCAAACGAGTTGACGCCGCCGGAGCCGACATCCTCCACGTCGATGCGATGGACTCAGAGGCCGTCATCGCGGAGGTGGCCAAGTCCGACCTGTTCATCATCGCCAACAACGGCGTGCGCGGTACGGAGACCGTGAGAGAGTACGTCGCCTACGGTGCGGATGCGGTGAGCGTCGGGCGGGCGAGCGACAATCCGACGGTCATGGCACGGGTTCGCCACGCGGTCGACCAGTTCGGAGGTGCGCGATGAGAACCCCTGCACAGAACGCCGAACTCGCCTTGCTCCTCGAAGTGGCCAGTACGCCAAAACCGGGCAACGTAGACCGTCACCGTGATTATGATGACCTGCGCTTCGAGCACTTCCTCGCCGGGGCCGTCGGGGCGCAAAACGGCCTGCAACTGGCCGCCGAGGGCGAGCCACTCGGCCACGCCTTCGAGCGAGCGGTGTCGGGCATGGCGGAGCAACGCGGCGGCAACACCCAGTTCGGGGCGTTGCTCTTGCTCATCCCGCTCGTACAGGCGTCGACCGGTGAGTTCTCGCCAGCGGCGACTCAGCGTCTCGTGAGAGAGACGACGATTGAGGACGCAGCGAACTTCTACCGCGCGTTTGAGCACGTGGACGTGTTCGTGAGCGACCCCCCAGAAGACGCAGACGACCTCGACGTGCGCCGTGGCTCACAGGCGATTCCGACGCTCGAAGCCCGCGACGTTACGCTCTACGACGTGATGGAGATGAGCGCCGAGGGCGATGGTGTCGCCCGCGAATGGACGACCGGCTTC encodes:
- a CDS encoding amidohydrolase family protein, coding for MELTGTILRGRSFDPIEGRLVVEDGEITAIEEAPTDSTDIILPAFVNAHTHIGDSIAKEAGGGLSLDELVAPPDGLKHRLLRAADQQELIAAMRRSISFMQQTGTAAFIEFREGGTDGVEALREAASAQPVEPVILGREELAAMDASDGYGASGARDAEFGSERTATREAGKLFGIHAGERDELDINPALDLDPDFLVHMVHPQPIHFERVEDNNIPIVVCPRSNLVTNVGIPPIAEWCERTTVALGTDNVMLNSPSMFREMEFTAKLADVSATDVLQMATINGAEIAGLDYGVLETGRPAKLQVLDGDSDNLTGAKDVVRAVVRRAGASDVKSVHL
- a CDS encoding HD domain-containing protein — translated: MKHIKDSVHDHIEVAGVAQDLLDTPEVQRLRHVKQLGTAGLVYPSANHSRFEHSLGVYHLATQALRHLRVEGRQAERVRAAALLHDVGHTPFSHNIESIIEHHTGKYHDDVHELLDTGTVGDILRAHDLDPDKVADLVAGDGELGQVVSGELDVDRMDYLLRDAHHTGVPYGTIDHGRLVRELRFVDGELVLAEGNVQTAESLLLARALMNPTVYNHHVARIGKTMLRRATEHLLENDVVTPETLRRMDDHDLIVALRTFDGTRGFADRLSYRDLYKRGIWAEMRDVADDVIDASREQIHEWETEIAVQAEVDVDEVLLDIPSRPKMKESSTRVIVNGEIRPLDQQSTLVGALETAQRDQWRFGVYAPASVAERVGNAAVRELGLDIDGALVQDVRHGIHARLDEFE
- a CDS encoding Na+/H+ antiporter NhaC family protein; its protein translation is MPSDKQAGSDELDETLRQELAEGSSARSGPTLEFYGGKWMSALPIGLFIVWAIFQSGLLGIGDTTGLSIGMLVSLTVGMLFVKGDWKEYANVIFEGMTRRVAATAIVAWLWAGMFAQTLQDGGFVDGLVWAAQVMPVSDALLPQLFPAVTFILAALLATGIGTGYGTTIAFTGLFFPAGLLLGANPVLLFGAILSGAVFGDNLAPVSDTTIVSAVTQDSDIGGVVASRFKYAFVAAALAFTAYIIMGLSMPGIDIGQNAQQLLEAQSNPLGLVHLISMGVVIVTAIRGRHIVEAISWGIFTAIAASLAFGLASVQDILVFNAPEGAPFAAMLDVLPFVQVVEEGTGVAGSLVTGASGFFPLIVLTLLIVAGAQVMIRGGGFEALQNLLLNVVATNVRRAETTMVLGTASVNAMITINTAAEIAIAPYISRMGEKFNINGYRRANILDANTSALGYIFPWAGGVLVGVTQMEQLAANNGEFAWFTQEMVVNAISVVPFVFHGWFLVGVFLLAALTGYGREYIPDRESKEVARV
- the cofD gene encoding 2-phospho-L-lactate transferase translates to MVTFLAGGTGTPKLLSGADAVFSPADTTVVGNTGDDVELGGLLVCPDIDTVLFSRGGVLDTERWWGIKNDTEETNRALHDLAEDAGFAPGPRYLPADTQTDGRRLARWRRFSGVGEFMTIGDRDRAVHITRTSLLDEGHSLTEVTQTLAAAFDVDLTVLPMSDDPMASIIHTDEGEMHFQEFWVGKRAEPEVERVEFRGAEDARATPAVLSALENPVVIGPSNPVTSIGPMLAIPKIRDALAETTVVAVSPFIEDTVFSGPAGDLMAASGFDPSTAGVAESYPFADAFVLDTDDDTPLDRPTVKTDTRMDTQADATRVAEAVAAALEVA
- a CDS encoding tRNA-dihydrouridine synthase, which encodes MFEPRVALASLSGESDAAWAREGSANAGAAFLGGVSLDEQTRNAASKLVARDRTEFLPDDPLAFIDGELAALADAALVPAVNVRTVTTEPLHEAAQLCVSHDAILELNAHCRQAEMCAVGAGETLLADTDRLCEYVSVAAETGATVSVKVRAEVEGVNLEETAKRVDAAGADILHVDAMDSEAVIAEVAKSDLFIIANNGVRGTETVREYVAYGADAVSVGRASDNPTVMARVRHAVDQFGGAR
- a CDS encoding triphosphoribosyl-dephospho-CoA synthase translates to MRTPAQNAELALLLEVASTPKPGNVDRHRDYDDLRFEHFLAGAVGAQNGLQLAAEGEPLGHAFERAVSGMAEQRGGNTQFGALLLLIPLVQASTGEFSPAATQRLVRETTIEDAANFYRAFEHVDVFVSDPPEDADDLDVRRGSQAIPTLEARDVTLYDVMEMSAEGDGVAREWTTGFERSFAGAERLRQLSGPITDRTATLFLELLAAEPDTFVEKHHGEKVAAEVRERAQAYLRRKADPEKLADQFVKEGINPGTTADIVAAALFIALERGLQV